The following DNA comes from Coleofasciculus chthonoplastes PCC 7420.
TGAGGCACCAAGGAATCTTCAAGTCGGGATTTGGCAACATCTACTTCAACAAATCCTGAAGGTGTGCCAATGACTAAGGCGGGACGGATTTCTTCGGCTTCAATCAGTTCCACCAACGCCGTTAGCGCCGTTTGCGCTTGCCCTACCACAAAAATCCCCTCTGGGTAACGTCGGGCTAGGGTTTGAATTCCCCAAGCCGCCTTCGTCTTTTCTTTTTGCGGGCGGGTGATGGCTTCCATGCTGCAATAGACGGGATTGGCAAAGGTTTCTTGAATGTGAGGCGTAATTCCCACCTGTACCATCGGCACATCAACCACAATCGTAGTCCGAGCCGCTAGCGCCGCCGCACCTGCTTGTAACGCACGTTCGGAAAACCGAATCAGCTTTTGATACTCAAAGTCGGCTGTTGCATAAATCACCCGGCGCACAATTTCGTATTCGGCGGGTGAAAAGGTATGAGCGCCAATTTCGCGATCGATAATTGCCAAACTTTGAGCATCTGTTCCGTGCCATTCCATGGTGTCTCTCAATGCCAACCCGATTTTTGAGCCGTGAAAACTTTAGGACTGACCCTAGGTCAGCTTCCTAGATAGCTTATCAAACTATTCTTACATTCAGTAGACCGAAACGGCTTGCGATCGCGCATTTTGCCTCTGAAAGATAATGTAGCCTGTCATACAAATAAATCCATTGTAGGGGCGACCCACCTGCATCAATTAACACCACCAATCCACTCAATGGGATCGGGTCGCCCTTTCTATAGGGTCAGGTTATCCTCTGCTTGTGATTTGAATCACGAGTAGAGACGTAGACTGATCCATCTCGACATCACCGACGATTACACCAATCGATGCTATGCGAACGGTTTGGTTAAATGGGAACAATAGCGATCCTCAACAATTGTCGATCTAGAGGACATCTTTACCGATTTATGGTGCGAGGTTGGGGAAACCACCTCTTTTTCTGGATGAATCGTAATCTGCTTACACACTAATTGCTGACTTCCGGGACGCACAAACCCCCAGGTATACACTTGGGAATCAGGGGTTGTCGCTTGCGCTGGAGCTAGTCGGATTGTGGTTGGTAATACTAGCCCTAAAATAAATAAAATGACAAGTACGGTTTTCCGCATTTATTTCTCTCAGTTGACTGAGTTCAAATTAATTTTGCTCTCTACTCTTTATTATAAGTAATCGAACAAAATTCAACTTCCTTTACAACTCCAAACGGCAAGGGATAAACTCTAATTTAATTTTTCTCCCATTTCCCCCATCTTTCTTCCCCAGCTCCCCAGACGCGCCATGGCGCGTCTCTACAAGCCTCTCCAGCTTCATCCCTCATCCCTCATCGTCAAAAAAAATCCGTTTTGCTGGAGTTGCGCCAGGGAACGGTTAAGATAGATTTGCGCGATCGTATCTTGGGGATTAATCCTCAAAACCTCTTCAAACCGCTGTTTTGCTTGACCAAAGGCTTGCTTGGCGTAGAGGAATAACCCTTCTTCAAATATTGAGATCGTAGCTAACTTGCCCTCCTTAATCTTGAGCGGATCTCCATCAAACACTTCAAACACCGCTACTGCTTTTGACTTACCCTTAACCTTAACCTGCTCCACAAACCGGAGACTATACTCGGTTGGATTATGTAAACGAGTTAACGTCTGTCCCGAAATTAATAACGACACCTTATACTGTTTCGTTAGTCCCTCCAAACGAGCCGCTAAATTCACATCATCACTAATCACCGTACTATCTATTCGGTGTTTTCCCCCAACTGTACCCAGCATCAACCAGCCAGTATTAATGCCAATACCAATTTTGATGGGGGTATACCCGGATTGCAGACGACATAGATTATACTCATATAACCGTTGAACCATGGCAATTCCGGCTTTAACCGAATCATCAGCAATCCCGCTAAAGAGTGCCATAATCGCATCGCCCATATATTTATCGATAAAGCCTTGATGTTCGATAATCGCTGGTTCCATCCGCTTTAAAAAGGCGTTAATAAATTTGAAATTATCCTGGGGAGTCATTCGTTCTGAGAGAGTGGTGAAATCCCGAATATCTGAAAAAAGGACGGACATTTCCTGCTGAACTTGGTCACCTAATTCTACATCAACCACACTTTCTTTATTTAAAATCTGTAAGAATTGACTGGGGACAAAGCGGGAAAAGGATTGATTCAGTTGGAACAGTTCATTCGTGAACTTGATCCGCTCCGCTTCTGCTTGTTTGCGAGAGGTAATATCTTCCACAAACCCCTGATAATAAAGTGGAGTTCCCGACGCATCATATACAGTGCGAGCATTCTCACTAATCCAAATAATTGTGCCATCTTTGCGACAGATCATCGACTCAAACTCGCACACAACACCATGCTGCTGTATCCCTGTCATAAAGTCCTGACGCCGACGGGGGTCAACGTAGAGTTGATGCTGAATACTGTTCAGAATTGCCATCAATTCTTCGGGGGAACTGTAGCCATAAATGTGGGCTAAAGCGGGGTTAGCACTCAGATAACTGCCATCCAACGCAATCTGAAAGATTCCTTCTTGGGCGTTTTCAAAGATAGAGCGATACTTTTGTTCTGCTTTTACCAGTGCCGCTTCAGCTTCTTTGCGTAAACGTAACTCATTATAGACATCGCTAATATCTCGACCTTCGATAATCAAAAACTCAATACTGCCATTGTCATT
Coding sequences within:
- a CDS encoding PAS domain S-box protein — its product is MTKPVIICVDDEKTVLRSLKVELKEAIGKNYLIEIAEAGEEALELVEELLGDDYEILLVISDHIMPGMKGDELLKRVHELSPKTLKIMLTGQADIEAVGNAIKYAKLYRYIAKPWQASDLSLTVKEAVNSYLQAKKLDEQNAKLKCLNRDLQQSIKSLSASELKFRAIFNQTFQLTGMLSVDGIVLEVNQTALNFGELHLEDVAGKPFWDCYWWTISRETQAQLQSAVAQAASGKFIRYEVDILGAQQRIATIDFSIKPIINDNGSIEFLIIEGRDISDVYNELRLRKEAEAALVKAEQKYRSIFENAQEGIFQIALDGSYLSANPALAHIYGYSSPEELMAILNSIQHQLYVDPRRRQDFMTGIQQHGVVCEFESMICRKDGTIIWISENARTVYDASGTPLYYQGFVEDITSRKQAEAERIKFTNELFQLNQSFSRFVPSQFLQILNKESVVDVELGDQVQQEMSVLFSDIRDFTTLSERMTPQDNFKFINAFLKRMEPAIIEHQGFIDKYMGDAIMALFSGIADDSVKAGIAMVQRLYEYNLCRLQSGYTPIKIGIGINTGWLMLGTVGGKHRIDSTVISDDVNLAARLEGLTKQYKVSLLISGQTLTRLHNPTEYSLRFVEQVKVKGKSKAVAVFEVFDGDPLKIKEGKLATISIFEEGLFLYAKQAFGQAKQRFEEVLRINPQDTIAQIYLNRSLAQLQQNGFFLTMRDEG
- a CDS encoding precorrin-8X methylmutase, producing the protein MEWHGTDAQSLAIIDREIGAHTFSPAEYEIVRRVIYATADFEYQKLIRFSERALQAGAAALAARTTIVVDVPMVQVGITPHIQETFANPVYCSMEAITRPQKEKTKAAWGIQTLARRYPEGIFVVGQAQTALTALVELIEAEEIRPALVIGTPSGFVEVDVAKSRLEDSLVPHIRIEGRKGSSVVGAAIVNGLVDLAWQAYGQDSTSVS